The Malus domestica chromosome 10, GDT2T_hap1 genome contains a region encoding:
- the LOC103417012 gene encoding uncharacterized protein isoform X1, whose translation MASSSKDDSKYDVYLSSGGEDTRRTFTDHLYCSLKDHRVNVFMYGDEYDDKLEESNGAIPEHLIQAIERSKVAVVVFSRGYPESLWCLKELVKIMECRETLGQMFFPIFFDVDPSDVRKQSGSFAQAFQKYEQKINEDKVCLWRKALWEAGVLAGLNFRETDGHEGNFIRNVISQITGKQSITTSLEVPTNLVGIDSRVREISKHLNVEGSNDIRTIGVLGMCGLGKTTVAKAIFNKHHHNFDGASFLQKVREKKLVDLQEQLLSDILKPAYKVVSCIDEGTKEIEQRLGNRRVLVVIDDLDSVEQIDALAIKPDSFGPGSRIIITSRNEHLLRILNVYKICPLPAMNEREALELLSLHAFRKNYPHEEYVELSRKAVGYCGGLPLALEVLGSYLCSKSTSEWETVLDKWKRSQPYWEIHKRLEISYDGLTDDDVKAIFLDISCFFAGMNKDYVMTVLDGCQFYPEIGIRELQDQCLVTVDKEGNLMMHDLIQGMGREIVRAESPDNPGERSRLWHNEDITDVLTKQSGTEDVEGLALDMQESDECSFSSELFRNMQSLRLLKLNNIKLTGSYDNLSKELRWLCWHGFPLEVIPKDFDQPNLVAIDLSYSKLIRVWEDSDLLLEKLKLLNLSHSPNLAQTPDFSRLPNLEEVILNDCESLSEVHSSIGNLERLTLVNLDGCKNLKDLPLNFFNSKSIETLLLNGCSRFENLAEGLGKSYQKTADGTPIRQILRLSFSSQYVLKESPSTSLLPPSLHGINYLRKLDLGCCTLTDDKIPKDLGSLISLEDLDLRKNSFCSLPSLSGLSKLETLCLDDCTNLHAIPNLPTNLKVLRAGLCTALETMPDFSELLSMRELYLSHSCKLTDIPGLDKSLNSMTRIHMEGCINLTADFRNNILQGWTSCGYGGIFFNGNYLPDWFDFVKGDLVSFHVPPIVGRSFSGLTLCCIYSSKEQREGPLGIIISNKTKCTAVLARITYASVPTSCTLDDHYLWQGHISNYVLSLQGGDKVDIFVKPVEPADASVSVKEIGVNLVWDNFMKENMHDSDLLLYDFGQHPDWLLGAHGYEGISRELKSNYLDVARHPVGIDSRVQEISNYLDVVGSNDVRVIGIWGMGGLGKTTVAKAVFNKHHGSFDGASFLPNVRKEKKLVHSQNKLLSDILGSGNMKVSSDDEGTKEIKRRLGNKRVLVIVDDVDSHVQLNALGISGNSFGRGSRIIITTRDQHLLRMFNVDAICPVQGLNDEEALELLSWYAFGKSYPNEEYVELSRKALGDCGGVALALQVLGSYLCTRSKNEWETELDKWKRHRPREIHRRLKISYDGLNDRLKDVFLDIGCFFIGMNENYVETILDDRGLYPVGGIRELQDKCLVTVDTKGDLMMHNLIRDMAREIVYAQSPDHPGKRSRLWHHADVKDVLGEKSGTEDVEGLALDMQESDECSFSTEAFRKMQSLRLLKLNNIKLTGSYQNLSKELRWLCWHGFPLEVIPEDFDQPNLVAVDLSYSKLIRVWEDTDVLLKNLKIINLSHSHYLTESPDLSKVPNLEKLILVKCVRLSKIHPSIGHLERLSLVNLEDCETLQYFPGDFCKSKSVETLILKGCTGLTELKDKGEMVSSTTLQASHTMTRKLPSLIAGLKNLGAKLKDKWKMVSSQRLQVSHTMTTLQASHTMTRELPSSIVGLKNLISLPPSLHCLNSLTYLGLGNCGLIDDAIPKDLGSLFSLEILDLAGNLFYSLPSLSQLSKLKMLDLSCCIDLHEIPDLPTNLEILRANECIALEKMPTFSEMSSMVELHLNRSPELVEILGLHKWLNTMRRIHMEGCTNLTAAFRKNIIQGWTSCGDGGIFLNGVYDIPEWFQFVGIHESNDVHFKVPQIIDRNVRGLTLCCVFKRDCPGFTVTNITKGKALQIPGESTPSFAKSVLRLQSVLSNDVLHLQSGDEVSISEVTDDHGRGRGRVMKTGVNLVWHDGDGGDCDGDGDGIHEIGAVPSDGDGIHEIGAVPSDGDGGDACSIIHEIVAVPSDGEYQSKRPSRRGVSWRACLGGSLGDYVI comes from the exons ATGGCTTCATCCTCCAAAGACGATAGCAAGTACGACGTGTACTTGAGTTCTGGAGGTGAAGACACACGCAGGACCTTCACGGACCACCTCTACTGTTCATTAAAAGACCACCGAGTCAACGTATTCATGTACGGAGACGAGTACGATGACAAACTAGAAGAAAGTAATGGAGCTATACCAGAACATCTGATTCAAGCAATCGAAAGGTCTAAGGTTGCCGTCGTCGTCTTCTCAAGAGGGTATCCGGAGTCCTTGTGGTGTCTCAAGGAGCTGGTGAAGATCATGGAGTGCAGGGAAACACTGGGTCAAATgttttttccaattttctttGATGTTGATCCCTCAGATGTCCGGAAACAGAGTGGTAGTTTTGCGCAAGCGTTTCAGAAATACGAACAGAAAATTAACGAAGACAAGGTATGTCTCTGGAGAAAGGCTCTTTGGGAAGCTGGAGTTTTGGCCGGATTAAATTTTAGGGAGACTGACGg GCATGAAGGAAACTTTATCAGGAACGTTATTTCTCAGATCACTGGAAAACAGAGCATCACCACAAGCTTAGAGGTACCCACCAACCTAGTTGGAATAGATTCTCGTGTGCGGGAAATTAGTAAGCATTTAAATGTTGAAGGATCAAATGATATTCGCACAATTGGAGTTTTGGGTATGTGCGGACTGGGTAAGACAACGGTTGCAAAAGCCATTTTCaacaaacatcatcataatTTTGACGGTGCAAGTTTCCTTCAAAAGGTGAGGGAAAAGAAACTGGTTGATTTGCAAGAACAACTTCTTTCTGATATCTTGAAACCGGCCTACAAAGTGGTAAGTTGTATCGATGAAGGGACCAAGGAGATAGAACAAAGGTTAGGCAACAGAAGGGTACTTGTCGTAATTGATGATTTAGACAGCGTTGAACAGATAGATGCTTTGGCTATAAAACCTGACTCCTTTGGTCCAGGGAGCAGAATCATTATAACTTCAAGAAACGAACATTTGCTAAGGATACTTAATGTGTATAAGATATGTCCTCTGCCAGCAATGAATGAAAGAGAAGCTCTTGagctacttagtttgcatgcctTTAGAAAGAATTATCCTCATGAAGAGTATGTTGAGCTCTCAAGAAAGGCTGTTGGCTACTGTGGAGGTTTGCCACTTGCACTTGAAGTCTTAGGTTCTTATCTATGTTCAAAAAGCACAAGTGAATGGGAGACTGTACTTGATAAATGGAAAAGATCACAGCCTTATTGGGAAATTCACAAAAGACTTGAAATAAGCTATGATGGGCTAACTGATGATGACGTGAAGGCTATATTCCTAGACATCTCTTGTTTCTTTGCTGGAATGAACAAGGACTATGTCATGACAGTACTGGATGGCTGTCAGTTTTATCCAGAAATAGGGATTCGAGAACTCCAAGATCAATGCCTTGTAACTGTTGATAAAGAAGGCAATCTCATGATGCATGATTTGATTCAAGGCATGGGCAGAGAAATCGTGCGTGCAGAATCGCCTGACAATCCTGGAGAACGTAGTAGATTGTGGCATAATGAAGATATAACAGACGTATTGACGAAGCAATCT GGAACGGAAGACGTTGAAGGACTCGCTTTAGATATGCAAGAGTCTGACGAGTGTAGCTTCAGTTCAGAATTATTTAGAAACATGCAGAGTCTGAGATTGCTCAAACTCAATAACATAAAGCTCACTGGAAGTTACGACAATCTTTCCAAAGAGTTAAGATGGTTGTGTTGGCATGGATTTCCTCTGGAGGTCATACCAAAAGATTTTGATCAACCAAACCTAGTTGCTATTGACCTGAGCTATAGCAAACTCATACGAGTTTGGGAGGATTCCGATTTG TTGCTCGAGAAGTTGAAGCTTCTTAATCTCAGTCATTCCCCTAACCTGGCACAAACACCAGACTTCTCAAGACTCCCAAATCTCGAGGAAGTGATATTGAATGATTGTGAGAGTTTGTCCGAGGTTCACTCATCCATTGGGAATCTTGAAAGACTTACTTTGGTTAATCTTGACGGCTGCAAAAATCTCAAGGATCTCCCATTGAATTTCTTTAATTCCAAGTCTATTGAAACTCTTCTTCTTAACGGCTGttcaagatttgaaaacttGGCTGAAGGCTTGGGAAAGAGTTACCAGAAGACAGCAGATGGCACACCCATAAGACAAATACTAAGGCTGAGTTTTTCATCTCAATATGTTTTGAAAGAGTCACCATCAACTAGTCTTTTGCCCCCTTCTTTACATGGCATAAACTATTTACGGAAATTAGATCTCGGATGCTGCACTTTGACTGATGACAAAATCCCGAAAGATCTTGGGAGTCTAATTTCTTTAGAAGACTTAGATCTTCGAAAAAATAGTTTTTGTAGCTTACCAAGCCTCAGTGGTCTTTCTAAGCTTGAAACATTGTGTTTAGATGATTGCACAAACCTACATGCAATCCCAAATTTACCAACAAATTTGAAAGTGTTGCGAGCGGGTTTGTGCACTGCACTAGAAACAATGCCAGATTTTTCAGAATTGTTGAGTATGAGAGAGCTGTATCTAAGTCATTCATGCAAACTCACAGACATTCCGGGCTTGGATAAGTCATTAAACTCGATGACAAGAATTCATATGGAAGGGTGCATCAATCTCACTGCTGATTTTAGGAACAACATCCTACag GGATGGACTTCTTGCGGATATGGTGGCATTTTTTTCAATGGAAATTATCTTCCTGACTGGTTTGATTTTGTCAAGGGTGATCTGGTCAGCTTTCACGTACCTCCAATTGTTGGTCGCAGTTTTAGCGGGTTGACTTTGTGCTGCATATACTCTTCAAAGGAACAACGTGAAGGTCCTCTCGGCATTATCATTAGCAATAAAACCAAGTGTACTGCTGTGCTCGCCCGGATAACATATGCCTCAGTACCAACTTCCTGTACGCTTGATGACCATTATCTTTGGCAGGGACATATATCGAATTATGTGCTCAGTTTGCAAGGGGGGGACAAGGTTGATATATTTGTAAAGCCTGTTGAACCTGCAGATGCTTCTGTGAGTGTGAAGGAAATAGGGGTTAATCTAGTATGGGACAACTTTATGAAGGAAAATATGCATGATTCAGACTTGCTTCTATATGATTTTGGCCAACATCCGGATTGGTTATTGGGTGCTCATGG GTATGAAGGAATCAGTAGAGAACTGAAGAGCAATTATTTGGACGTAGCCAGACACCCAGTTGGAATAGATTCTCGTGTGCAAGAAATCAGTAATTATTTAGATGTTGTAGGATCAAATGATGTCCGTGTCATTGGAATCTGGGGCATGGGCGGACTGGGTAAAACAACGGTTGCAAAAGCCGTTTTCAACAAACATCATGGTAGTTTTGATGGTGCAAGCTTTCTTCCAAATgtgagaaaagagaagaaactgGTTCATTCACAGAACAAACTACTTTCTGATATCTTGGGATCGGGAAACATGAAGGTTAGTAGCGACGATGAAGGGACCAAGGAGATTAAAAGAAGACTTGGCAACAAAAGAGTGCTTGTCATAGTAGATGATGTAGACAGCCATGTACAGTTAAATGCATTGGGTATAAGTGGTAACTCATTTGGTCGAGGAAGTAGAATTATCATAACAACAAGAGATCAACATTTGCTAAGGATGTTTAATGTGGATGCGATATGTCCTGTGCAAGGACTGAATGACGAAGAAGCTCTTGAGCTGCTTAGTTGGTATGCCTTTGGTAAGAGTTATCCTAATGAAGAGTATGTTGAGCTCTCAAGAAAAGCTCTTGGCGACTGTGGAGGAGTAGCACTAGCACTACAAGTCTTAGGTTCTTATCTGTGTAcaagaagtaaaaatgaatggGAAACTGAACTGGATAAATGGAAAAGACATCGTCCTAGGGAGATTCATAGAAGACTTAAAATAAGCTATGATGGGCTAAATGATCGCCTGAAGGATGTATTCCTGGATATAGGCTGTTTCTTTATTGGAATGAACGAGAACTATGTCGAGACAATATTGGATGACCGTGGCTTATATCCAGTGGGAGGAATTCGAGAACTCCAAGATAAATGCCTTGTAACTGTTGATACAAAGGGCGATCTGATGATGCATAACTTGATTCGAGACATGGCCAGAGAAATCGTATATGCACAATCCCCTGACCATCCTGGAAAACGTAGTAGATTGTGGCACCATGCGGATGTAAAGGACGTTTTGGGGGAAAAATCT GGAACGGAAGACGTTGAAGGACTCGCTTTAGATATGCAAGAGTCTGATGAGTGTAGCTTCAGTACAGAAGCATTTAGAAAGATGCAGAGTCTGAGATTGCTCAAACTCAATAACATAAAGCTCACTGGAAGTTACCAAAATCTTTCCAAAGAGTTAAGATGGTTGTGTTGGCATGGATTTCCTCTGGAGGTCATACCTGAAGATTTCGATCAGCCAAACCTAGTTGCTGTTGACCTGAGCTATAGCAAACTCATACGAGTTTGGGAGGATACTGACGTG CTGCTCAAGAATCTGAAAATCATCAATCTCAGTCATTCCCATTACCTAACAGAATCACCAGATCTTTCCAAAGTCCCAAATCTTGAAAAACTGATATTGGTAAAGTGTGTAAGATTGTCTAAGATTCACCCATCCATTGGGCATCTTGAAAGACTTTCGTTGGTAAATCTTGAAGACTGCGAAACGCTTCAGTATTTTCCAGGGGATTTCTGTAAGTCAAAATCAGTTGAGACTCTTATTCTTAAAGGCTGTACAGGATTAACAGAACTGAAGGACAAGGGGGAGATGGTATCATCGACAACACTGCAAGCAAGCCATACAATGACAAGGAAATTACCATCCTTGATAGCAGGATTGAAGAACCTGGGAGCAAAACTGAAGGACAAGTGGAAGATGGTATCATCGCAAAGACTTCAAGTAAGCCATACAATGACAACACTTCAAGCAAGCCATACAATGACAAGGGAATTACCATCTTCAATAGTAGGATTGAAGAACCTGATATCTTTGCCCCCTTCGTTGCACTGCTTAAACTCTCTGACATATTTAGGTCTTGGAAACTGCGGTTTAATTGATGATGCAATCCCTAAGGATCTTGGGAGTCTATTTTCTTTAGAAATATTGGACCTTGCTGGCAATTTGTTTTATAGCCTACCGAGCCTCAGTCAACTCTCCAAGCTTAAAATGTTAGATTTGAGTTGTTGCATAGATCTTCATGAAATCCCAGATTTACCAACAAATTTGGAAATCTTGAGAGCGAATGAGTGCATTGCACTTGAAAAAATGCCAACTTTTTCGGAAATGTCGAGTATGGTAGAACTGCATCTAAATCGCTCTCCCGAACTCGTTGAGATTCTAGGCTTGCATAAGTGGTTAAACACTATGAGAAGGATTCATATGGAAGGCTGCACCAATCTCACTGCTGCTTTTAGGAAGAACATCAtacag GGATGGACTTCTTGCGGAGATGGTGGCATTTTTCTCAATGGAGTTTATGATATTCCAGAGTGGTTCCAGTTTGTTGGTATTCATGAGTCCAATGATGTTCATTTTAAAGTGCCTCAAATTATTGATCGTAATGTTAGAGGATTGACTCTGTGCTGTGTTTTCAAGAGAGATTGTCCTGGATTTACTGTTACAAATATTACCAAGGGTAAGGCTTTGCAGATCCCGGGAGAATCTACACCCAGTTTCGCTAAGAGTGTACTCCGTTTGCAAAGTGTATTATCAAATGATGTACTCCATTTGCAAAGTGGGGACGAAGTCTCGATTTCTGAAGTTACAGATGATcatgggagagggagagggagagtgaTGAAAACAGGAGTTAATCTAGTCTGGCATGATGGTGATGGCGGTGAttgtgatggtgatggtgatggcatTCACGAGATTGGTGCCGTACCAAGCGATGGTGATGGCATTCACGAGATTGGTGCCGTACCAAGCGATGGTGATGGCGGTGACGCATGCTCTATCATTCACGAGATTGTTGCCGTACCAAGCGATGGTGAGTACCAATCTAAAAGGCCATCGAGGCGAGGCGTTTCATGGAGAGCATGCTTAGGTGGAAGCCTTGGAGACTATGTCATATAG